From the Alloalcanivorax dieselolei B5 genome, one window contains:
- a CDS encoding VOC family protein — protein sequence MKYLHTMVRITDLDASLRFYCEGLGLKEVRRKEVPAGRFTLVFLAAPESPEAEVELTWNWDPEEDMGSARNFGHLAFRVDDIYALCQHLQDMGYTINRPPRDGHMAFVRSPDLISVELLQKGDALPAREPWASMENTGSW from the coding sequence ATGAAGTACCTGCACACCATGGTCCGCATCACTGACCTGGATGCCTCCCTGCGTTTCTATTGCGAGGGGCTGGGGCTGAAGGAAGTCCGCCGCAAGGAAGTGCCCGCCGGCCGTTTCACCCTGGTATTCCTGGCCGCGCCGGAAAGCCCGGAAGCGGAAGTCGAACTGACCTGGAACTGGGACCCGGAAGAGGACATGGGCTCGGCGCGCAACTTCGGCCATCTGGCCTTCCGGGTGGATGACATTTATGCGTTATGCCAACACCTTCAGGACATGGGTTACACCATCAACCGCCCGCCCCGGGACGGCCACATGGCGTTCGTCCGCTCACCGGATCTGATTTCCGTGGAACTGCTGCAAAAAGGCGATGCCCTGCCGGCGCGGGAGCCCTGGGCTTCCATGGAGAATACCGGCAGTTGGTAA
- a CDS encoding MBL fold metallo-hydrolase yields the protein MKQVAKDLWETEPEYPAPGLQTHAYLYAHPAGNVLFYNTSHDDELSAFADHGGVHRQYLSHRDEVGASLAVIRTRFNSQLCGHQRELEDIQKYCPVDVVLAQRELHPRDIEILPTPGHTPGSTCFWVRSPTGDRYLFTGDTLYFDEGGQGRNGFLPSMSDREALIESLHFLRTLSPDLVISSAFGAGGGYRRFEDALSWQGCVDEALAPLQDGAVD from the coding sequence ATGAAACAAGTCGCCAAGGACTTGTGGGAGACCGAACCGGAATACCCGGCTCCCGGCTTGCAAACCCACGCCTACCTCTATGCCCATCCGGCGGGTAATGTGTTGTTCTACAACACCAGTCATGATGATGAGTTATCCGCTTTCGCCGATCACGGCGGCGTGCATCGCCAGTATCTGAGTCACCGCGACGAGGTCGGCGCCAGCCTGGCGGTAATCCGGACCCGCTTCAACAGTCAGCTGTGCGGCCACCAACGGGAGTTGGAGGACATCCAGAAATACTGCCCGGTGGATGTGGTGCTGGCACAACGGGAACTCCACCCGCGTGATATCGAAATCCTGCCGACACCGGGACACACTCCCGGCAGTACCTGCTTTTGGGTGCGCTCACCCACCGGCGACCGCTACCTGTTCACCGGTGATACGCTGTACTTCGATGAAGGGGGCCAGGGCCGCAACGGTTTCCTGCCTTCCATGAGCGACCGTGAAGCGTTGATCGAGAGTCTGCATTTCCTGCGCACTCTGTCTCCGGATCTGGTGATCTCCAGCGCTTTCGGCGCCGGCGGCGGCTATCGCCGTTTCGAGGACGCGCTCAGCTGGCAAGGCTGTGTGGACGAGGCGCTGGCACCGTTACAGGACGGCGCGGTGGATTAG